The following coding sequences lie in one Cydia strobilella chromosome 16, ilCydStro3.1, whole genome shotgun sequence genomic window:
- the LOC134748429 gene encoding uncharacterized protein LOC134748429 translates to MVHRTIVLLVLVTITWQINFDKTIIAVHFPHYKILLSLGDCKNRVLYSEQQIWATVKLNRVLDIYYKSNDSSLVSRVEIRLIVNNTECLAEAYNDVGSEEFSANILFPIHGSATFYNLEIFTCTSIQKYKDVNDEGLDTLEDIESLSKMPFYVKKKPEALSRKKKI, encoded by the exons ATGGTACATAGAACCATtgtattattagttttagttaCTATCACGTGGCAGattaattttgataaaacaATCATAGCCGTGCATTTTCCTCATTATAAAATTCTGCTGTCCTTGGGAGATTGCAAAA ATCGAGTACTTTATTCGGAACAACAAATCTGGGCCACTGTCAAATTGAACAGAGTTTTGGATATATACTACAAAAGTAACGACA GTTCTCTGGTTTCCAGAGTAGAAATACGTTTAATAGTCAACAATACTGAATGTTTAGCTGAAGCCTACAATGATGTAGGATCAGAAGAATTTAGcgctaatattttatttccaatACATGGCAGTGCAACGTTTTATAATCTGGAAATTTTTACGTGCActtcaatacaaaaatataaagacGTTAATGACGAAGGGCTGGATACACTGGAAGATATAGAAAGCTTATCGAAAATGCCGTTCTACGTCAAGAAAAAGCCGGAGGCTCTGTcgcgaaaaaagaaaatatga